The genomic interval GTGACTCGGTGGGCGCGACCTCGGCGCTCGCCACCTGCGCGTCGGCGCGCGCCACGTGCATCACGAGCACCCAAGACCCTTCGGGCTGCGGAGCGACGGCCGCCGAGTGCGTCAAGCGAGCCCTCCACGACGCGTTCATCGCCACGTGCGCCGACGCCAAGACACGATGTGACGACGAGGACTACGAGGCCGAGCCGTGCACGGCCATCACGGCGCGCTGCGCGGAGGGCGTCGCTTACGACAAGGTCCCCGAGAGCCAGTGCGCCTCCCCCGCCCTCCCGGCGCCGCTCCCGGCCGCGACCGACGCGGGGACGACCTCCGACGCGACCGTCGACGCCGCCGTGGTGCCCGACTCGGCCGCCCCCGACTCCGCCGCGGTGGTCGACGCGGCCGTCCCCGACGCCGCGGACGCCGCGACCGACGGAGGCTGAGCGCGAGCGCCTCGTGGATGGTCAGCGCGCGACGACGAGCGCCTCGAGATCGGCGAAGCGCTCGAGGAGATGGTCGGGGCCGGACGCACGCAGCACGTGCTCCGGCACGAACGGACCGAGCACGGCGATCGTCGTGGCGCCGAACGCCCGGCCCGCCACGACGTCGACCGGGCTGTCGCCCACCATGCCGACGGCGGATCGCGGCGGGCGGGAGCTCCCGAGCCCGGCGTAGGCGCGTTCGAGCACGGCGGGGTCGGGCTTCAGCCGGGGGACGTCACCGCCGGCTGCAACCGATGGAAACCATGGAAGAATTCCGAGCCCATCGAGGACCGCGAGGGCCACGGGGCGGGGCTTGTTCGTCGCGAGGGCGAGCAGGACTCCGCGCTCGACGAGGTGGCCGAGCGTCTCTCGGACGCCGGGCAGCAGGACCGTGTGCTCGACGGGGTGCGCGAGGTAGCTCTCGAGGAAGGGCCCGAGCGCGTCGTCGACGACCGCGGCACTTGCGTCGACCTCGAGCGCGCGTGCGAGCAGGAGGCGCGCGCCGTCACCGACGAACGAGACGACCCGCGCTTCGTCGAGCTCGGGTCGCCCCACGGCTACGAGCGCCGCGTTGCAGGCGCGGGCGATGTCCCGACGCGAGTCGACGAGCGTCCCGTCGAGGTCGAGGAGGAGGGCGCGCAGGCCGAGGCTCATACGAGCCGGATATCCCGACTCGCCGTGCGAAGTCACTCCTGTCGTACTTGACGAAGGGGCGAAGGCGCGGAACCGTGGGCGCATGGCTCACATCGCGTGGATCGGCGCAGGTCTCTTGGGCGCGGGCTTCGTCGAGGCTGCGCTCGCGCGCGGCCTGGGCGTGACGGTCTGGAACCGGACGGTCGCGAAGGCGAAGGCCCTCGAGGCCCTCGGTGCGCGCGTCGCTTCGAGCCTCGAAGAGGCCGTCGCGGGCGTCGAGCGCGTCCACCTCTGCCTCTCGGACGACGCCGCCGTGGACGCGGTGCTCGACCGAATCGTTCCGTGCCTCGGCCCCGGGGTGCCCGTGGTCTGCCACACCACGGTGTCTCC from Myxococcales bacterium carries:
- a CDS encoding HAD hydrolase-like protein, giving the protein MSLGLRALLLDLDGTLVDSRRDIARACNAALVAVGRPELDEARVVSFVGDGARLLLARALEVDASAAVVDDALGPFLESYLAHPVEHTVLLPGVRETLGHLVERGVLLALATNKPRPVALAVLDGLGILPWFPSVAAGGDVPRLKPDPAVLERAYAGLGSSRPPRSAVGMVGDSPVDVVAGRAFGATTIAVLGPFVPEHVLRASGPDHLLERFADLEALVVAR